In the Cellulomonas sp. C5510 genome, CGGGAACCGCTCGAGCCCGCCGGCGCTCGCGCCGCGCCAGCCGTAGATCGACTGGTGCGGGTCGCCGACGGCGGTGACCGGGTGGCCGTCGCCGAACAGCGCGGACAGCAGGACCAGCTGGGCGTACGAGGTGTCCTGGTACTCGTCGAGCAGCACCACACGGAACCGGGCACGCTCCCCCGCCGCGACCTCGGGCACGTCGCGGGCCAGCCGCGCGGCGACGGCGACCTGGTCGCCGAAGTCCAGCGCGTCGACGGCGCGCTTGCGCTCCCGGTACGCGGCGACGAGGTCGAGCATCCGCTGCCGTTCCCGCAGGGAGGCGACGAGGTCGCGGACCTTGGCGTACGGGGCTCGCGGCGGCACGCCGGGCGGTGTCGCCTCGATGTCGTCGACGATGCCCTCGATCCGCCGGCGCGCCTCCTCCGGCGCCAGCAGGTGCTCGTCGAGCGCGCCCGAGAGGGTGAGCACCGCCTCGACGACCGTGGACACGGCCGCTGCCGAGTCCAGGTCGGCCGTCCACGACTCGACGACCTCGCTGGCGAGCTGCCACTGCGCGGCCTCCCCGAGCAGACGCGCGGCCGGTTCGACGCCGAGGCGCAGCCCGTGGTCGGAGACGAGCGACGCGGCGTACGCGTTGTACGTCGAGATGGTGGGCCGTGCGACCGTCAGCAGGCCCGCGCCGCCGTCGGCCGCGTCCTCCGCAGCCGACAGCCCCGGCAGGTGCACGCCCTCGGCCGCCGCCGCGCGCGCGAGGTGGCGCAGCCTGCGGCGCACGCGCTCCGCGAGCTCGCCGGCCGCCTTGCGGGTGAACGTGAGCCCGAGCACCTCCTCCGGCGCGACCATCCCGTTCGCGAGCAGCCACACGACGCGCGCGGCCATCGTCTCGGTCTTCCCCGAGCCCGCTCCCGCCACCACCAGGGCGGGGCGGAGCGGGGACTCGATGACGGCGACCTGCTCGTCGGTCGGCAGGTCGCGCCGCAGCAGCCGGGCGACGTCGTGCGCGGAGAGCGCCGGCCGCACCGTCGTCGTCGTCATCCGACCACCTGCCCGCCCTCGTCCCGCAGCGGGCAGGACCGGCGCACGGGGCACCGGTCGCAGAGCGCGTTCGCCGTCGCGGCGAAGGACGACGCGGCCATCCGCTCGGCGACCTCCTCGATGTGGCTGCGGGCCCACGAGGGCTCCGCGGGGCTGTCCGGCCCGAGCGCCGGCTGCTGCCGCACGGCCGCCTGGGACCTGTTGACGTCGGACACGTAGACGAGCTGCGCCCCGGCGCTCCGCGACCCGGGCGGCAGCCCCTCGACGGCGCCGGCGTCCACGGCGAGCTGGTACGCCCCGAGCTGGGGGTTGGTCGTCGACTCCTGCGCGGACGGTGCCGTGCGACCGGTCTTGAGGTCGACCACCCGGACCGGTGTGCCGTCCGCGTCGCCCGGGCCGTCCTCGGCGCGCTCCACGCGGTCGAGCGTGCCCCGCACGACCGCGCGGTCGAGCTGCAGCTCGAACCGCGCCTCCACGGCCAGCGGCTCCCCCGCGGTCGCCAGGTAGCCGGCGAGCCGCGCCACCATCGCCTCCGCGCGCCGCCTCTCGAGCGTCGCGGGCCACCCGGAGCCGAGCCCGAGCTCCGGCCAGCGGCGGTCGAGCTCCGCCAGCATCTCCTCCCGGCCGCCGCGCGGGAACGTCTGGGCGAGGGCGTGCACGAGCGTCCCCAGCGACTGCCGCGTGCTGCTCGGCGCGGTGCCGCCGGCGGCCTCGAGGGCCCAGCGCAGGGTGCACGTGCCCGCCGTCTCGACGCGGGACGGGGACACCGGGACACGCTGCCCCTCGGGCCACAGCGGGGCGTCGCTCGACGGCCCGGCCAGCCCGTGCCACTGGTCCGGGTCGGCCCCGGGTACGCCGGCGTCGGCGAGCCGCGCGAGCACCGCCGCTGCCCCGTCGTCCGGCTCGCCCCGCCGGGTGGCGTCCTCCAGCCGCGCACGCAGCCCGGCCACGAGCCCGCGCAGGTCCAACGGGGCCGGTGCTGTCGTCCGCCGCGGGTCGTCGTCCTCGTCGCAGGGCTCCACGAGGTCGAGGAACGGCGACGGCTGGTCGTCCTCGTCGGACACGGCGGTGACCAGCAGCACGCGGCGCGCCCGGGTCACCGCGACGTGGAAGGAGCGCAGCTCGTCGGCGAGCACCGCGGCGCGTGCGGCGGCACCGTCGGCGGGGGCGACGCCGTCGCCCTCCGGTGCCACGCGGCCGGCCAGCACGTCGACGAGGGCCTGCGAGCCGAGCAGCGAGTCGCGCAGCCGGAGGTCCGGCCAGACGCCCTCCTGCACGCCCGCGACGGCGACCACGTCCCACTCGCGGCCGGCTGCTCCGGCCGGCGTCAGCACGGCCACCGCGT is a window encoding:
- a CDS encoding PD-(D/E)XK nuclease family protein, producing MPQARAAAFLEWVEAQELPSDTIAARARRDAVAVLTPAGAAGREWDVVAVAGVQEGVWPDLRLRDSLLGSQALVDVLAGRVAPEGDGVAPADGAAARAAVLADELRSFHVAVTRARRVLLVTAVSDEDDQPSPFLDLVEPCDEDDDPRRTTAPAPLDLRGLVAGLRARLEDATRRGEPDDGAAAVLARLADAGVPGADPDQWHGLAGPSSDAPLWPEGQRVPVSPSRVETAGTCTLRWALEAAGGTAPSSTRQSLGTLVHALAQTFPRGGREEMLAELDRRWPELGLGSGWPATLERRRAEAMVARLAGYLATAGEPLAVEARFELQLDRAVVRGTLDRVERAEDGPGDADGTPVRVVDLKTGRTAPSAQESTTNPQLGAYQLAVDAGAVEGLPPGSRSAGAQLVYVSDVNRSQAAVRQQPALGPDSPAEPSWARSHIEEVAERMAASSFAATANALCDRCPVRRSCPLRDEGGQVVG